One region of Solanum pennellii chromosome 6, SPENNV200 genomic DNA includes:
- the LOC107022234 gene encoding uncharacterized protein LOC107022234, with protein MDALIGNLKTHEMNRNHDQSKKEVKKDKSLMLKYKSEEDSSDDDMAYIINRLQKIVRKNKAENKEYRKSRSDKEKRKDLVLNKNDRKAAADYVVKKALAAWGDSSSDSEDPDEPSDVSMVVVHEEETIFNELIELTSERDIMNAELESLIENKYKMEEKLLKMEDKLINEEAEKQKGKSNGLKVEIEEKLKTSETNLGLALEKSNNLERNIVKHKDELEKSLKWTKSSKLQSNVTNQSNFNKNGLGSLNNTPPLILTANMFLCLTICFAFIVGNEVKFTSEKCTVVNLTTKKVILTAFRSKNMYVANLETSHGDDLTCLSAQNENANLWHRRLGHVSSSLLNKLISKDLVLGLPKLKFSENKICEACVKGQQIRSSFKSKKQVTSSRVLELLNMDLCGHLKVQSRNGKKYILVIVDDYSRYTWTRFLRSKAETPEELVVFFKMIQTKLNQVIVGIRSDH; from the exons ATGGATGCTCTCATTGGAAATCTAAAAACTCATGAGATGAATCGAAATCATGATcagtcaaagaaggaagtcaaGAAAGATAAGTCTTTGATGCTGAAATACAAATCTGAAGAGGACTccagtgatgatgatatggcttATATCATCAATAGACTTCAGAAGATTGTGAGAAAGAACAAAG CTGAAAACAAAGAATATCGAAAATCAAGAAGTGATAAAGAGAAGAGAAAGGACCTGGTACTCAATAAAAATGATCGAAAAGCTGCTGCTGATTATGTGGTCAAAAAggctcttgctgcatggggAGATTCCTCAAGTGACTCAGAAGATCCTGATGAACCAAGTGATGTGTCAATGGTGGTGGTTCATGAAGAGGAAACCATATTCAATGAGT TAATTGAGTTAACTTCTGAAAGAGATATTATGAATGCTGAGCTTGAAAGTTTGAttgaaaacaaatataaaatggAAGAGAAATTGCTGAAAATGGAAGATAAACTG ATAAATGAAGAAGCTGAAAAGCAAAAGGGAAAGTCTAATGGtttaaaagttgaaattgaagaaaaactgAAAACCTCTGAGACAAATCTTGGGCTGGCTTTGGAGAAGAGCAACAACTTAGAAAGAAATATTGTCAAACATAAGGAtgaacttgaaaaatctcttaagtggacAAAATCTTCTAAGCTGCAGTCTAATGTAACAAATCAaagtaatttcaataagaatGGTCTAGGAAGTTTGAATAATACTCCTCCTTTAATCCTCACAGCAAATATGTTTTTGTGTCTGACAATTTGCTTTGCCTTCATTGTG GGAAATGAAGTGAAGTTTACTTCTGAGAAGTGCACTGTGGTTAATCTAACTACAAAGAAAGTGATTCTTACTGCCTTTAGAAGTAAAAACATGTATGTGGCTAACTTAGAAACGTCTCATGGAGATGATCTGACATGTCTTAGtgctcaaaatgaaaatgctaATCTGTGGCATAGAAGACTAGGGCATGTGAGCTCATCTTTATTGAATAAACTGATTTCAAAGGACCTGGTCCTAGGTTTGCCAAAGTTAAAATTTAGTGAAAACAAAATTTGTGAAGCATGTGTCAAAGGACAACAAATCAGATCATCCttcaagtcaaagaagcaaGTAACATCATCAAGAGTACTGGAGCTGTTAAACATGGATTTATGTGGACATTTGAAGGTTCAAAGTAGAAATGGAAAGAAATACATTCTGGTGATAGTTGATGATTACTCAAGGTACACATGGACAAGATTCCTAAGATCAAAGGCAGAAACACCTGAAGAATTGGTAgtgtttttcaaaatgattcaaacaaaATTGAATCAAGTGATTGTTGGAATTAGATCTGATCATTGA